Part of the Candidatus Schekmanbacteria bacterium genome, ATATTAAAAAATCAATAATTTTTTGTAGAATAATTGAAATTCCAAATCTTCAGCTGCAAGGAGGTTATAAAACTTTTACTTGCATTTTGATTTTCTTTTTGAAAAATGCTTCTATTGTTTTTATATAGAAATTTTATTGTCATATTAGGATAAGTGCAGGTGAAAAAGTGGAAAAATTAACAGTACTTGGTGCAGGCAGTTGGGGCACAGCAATTGCCAATTTGCTTGCCAACAATGGACATCGTGTCCACCTTTGGTGCTATGAAAAGGAAACAGCCGAAGAAATAAAAAAAGAGAGGACAAACAGCGTCTATTTGCCGGGAATAACCTTATCTAATGATATTATTCCAACTACTTCTCTCGAGGAAGCTTGTTCTAATTCAAAAAGAATCATTTCTGTTGTACCCTCACAATTCACAAGAAGCGTCATAGAAAAAGCCAAACCTTTTATTCCAAATGAGTGTTTTTTTGTAAGTGCATCAAAAGGCATAGAAAAAGAATCTCTTTGCACAATGTCTCAGGTGATAAAAGAAACGCTCGGTAATGAGAAAAAATACAATTTGGTAACATTAGGCGGACCTACATTTGCAATTGAAGTTGCCAAAAAGCTTCCTACTGTTATGGTGATTGCTTCTGAATCTGAGGAAGCTTCACGGCAGTTTCAGATGCTCTTTAGCAATCACCATTTCCGCGCATATACAAACAATGACATAATAGGGGTAGAACTTGGAGGTGCAATCAAAAATGTAATAGCTATTGCCGCCGGTATCGTATCTGGATTAGGCGGAGGACACAATACGATAGCGGCTCTAATAACACGCGGAATAGCAGAAATATCAAGACTTGGCATATCAATGGGTGCAAAACTTCTAACATTTGCAGGATTAGCAGGTATAGGTGATTTAATTCTAACTTGTACAGGAAACCTCAGCCGAAACCGCACAGTCGGATACAGGATTGCCAAAGGAGAATCACTGTCAGATATTCTTTCAGGGATGAAAATGGTTGCAGAGGGAGTGGAAACATCAAAATCAGTTGAAGGGCTTGCTAAAAAACAAAATGTGGAAATGCCAATTTGTCATGAAGTTTATTTGATTCTCTTTCATAACAAAAAACCCAGCGATGCCATAAAATCGTTGATGGAAAGAAATTTGAAGAAAGAGTTTCAAGAAGGGATTATGTAAAAAAAGATGGACATTAAGGATTTAAAAAAAATACTGAGAGATATTGAAAAAGGAAAAATAACGGTTGAAAAAGCAGCTGAAAAGATAAAGTATTTTTCCATAGAAAACCTTGAATTTGCAAGAATTGACCACCATAGAAACCTGAGAAAAGGATTCCCAGAAGTAATTTTCTGTGAAGGTAAAACTGTCTCTCAAATAAAAGATATTGCCAAGAGCATTTTATCAAGAAATCATACCCTTTTAGCAACACGGGCAACGATTGAGGCTTACAAAGCAGTAAAAAAAATAGACAAAAAGGCAGTATATAACGAGCAGGCAAGAACAATTGTTGTGGAAAAGAAAAAACCAAAAAGTACAAAGGGTGTTGTAATGATAGTTACAGCAGGCACGTCGGACATCCCTGTGGCTGAAGAAGCCTATATGACATGCAAAACATTGGGAAGCACAACAGACAGACTCTACGATGTCGGAGTTGCAGGTATACACAGAGTATTGTCGCAATCGGAGAAACTCGGCAAAGCCCGTGTCATTATAGTCGTCGCTGGTATGGAGGGTGCCCTTGCATCTGTAGTTGCAGGGTTAGTTGACAAACCAGTAATTGCAGTGCCCACTAGTGTAGGTTATGGGGCAA contains:
- a CDS encoding NAD(P)-dependent glycerol-3-phosphate dehydrogenase, translating into MSAGEKVEKLTVLGAGSWGTAIANLLANNGHRVHLWCYEKETAEEIKKERTNSVYLPGITLSNDIIPTTSLEEACSNSKRIISVVPSQFTRSVIEKAKPFIPNECFFVSASKGIEKESLCTMSQVIKETLGNEKKYNLVTLGGPTFAIEVAKKLPTVMVIASESEEASRQFQMLFSNHHFRAYTNNDIIGVELGGAIKNVIAIAAGIVSGLGGGHNTIAALITRGIAEISRLGISMGAKLLTFAGLAGIGDLILTCTGNLSRNRTVGYRIAKGESLSDILSGMKMVAEGVETSKSVEGLAKKQNVEMPICHEVYLILFHNKKPSDAIKSLMERNLKKEFQEGIM
- the larB gene encoding nickel pincer cofactor biosynthesis protein LarB — encoded protein: MDIKDLKKILRDIEKGKITVEKAAEKIKYFSIENLEFARIDHHRNLRKGFPEVIFCEGKTVSQIKDIAKSILSRNHTLLATRATIEAYKAVKKIDKKAVYNEQARTIVVEKKKPKSTKGVVMIVTAGTSDIPVAEEAYMTCKTLGSTTDRLYDVGVAGIHRVLSQSEKLGKARVIIVVAGMEGALASVVAGLVDKPVIAVPTSVGYGASFGGIAALLTMLNSCASGIATVNIDNGFGAGYLAHNINILGE